In Chthoniobacterales bacterium, a single window of DNA contains:
- a CDS encoding DUF2442 domain-containing protein, with amino-acid sequence MATAELETEAPQAVRCWIENRRVCLELADERTISFPVSKFPRLAAATAEGLKQVSLRVEGRALRWESLDEDIWVGDVLAGRFPK; translated from the coding sequence ATGGCAACCGCTGAACTGGAAACAGAAGCGCCGCAGGCGGTGCGGTGCTGGATCGAAAACCGCCGGGTTTGTCTCGAGCTCGCCGATGAGCGCACGATCAGTTTTCCCGTTTCGAAATTTCCACGACTCGCAGCCGCGACTGCGGAAGGGCTCAAGCAAGTCAGCTTGCGCGTCGAAGGCAGGGCCCTGCGTTGGGAGAGTCTGGATGAAGACATTTGGGTTGGCGATGTGTTGGCCGGGAGATTCCCGAAGTAG
- a CDS encoding toll/interleukin-1 receptor domain-containing protein gives MRRAFVSHSSADDNYVAELESFLRAAGFDEVFNDVSAIHPDEKFWPKIEEGITDCETFVVVITAAANASEWVKREVEFARSLSKKIIPIWRENCPLPSTFADRDVIDFRPRTRAERRFNIDRILKYAPADLIGREEETKQLNEAWQKVLRLEKGRAHVITFVALGGEGKTSLVAKWAVELAAQDWPGCDAVFAWSFYSQGTRDQVAASGDLFLKEALTFFGDDADKQFAASSAGAFEKGQRLARIIGQRRSLLILDGLEPLQYAPTSPTPGRLKDQGIAALLKGLAAASHGLCVVTTRYSLPDLRAFWQTTTPEVKLLRLSHEAGVHLLKTLGVRKESGTAQEFETLVEDVKGHALTLTLLGGFLKRAFRGDIRQRDRVKFEKADEKMDGGHAFRTMAAYEQWLLRDGGDEGLREVAVLQLMGLFDRPADAGCLAALRSGTIPGLTEPLARLADDDWEFCLSGLEAAKLLTVNRDAAGTLVSLDAHPHLREYFAKQLREQNPDAWRAAHRRLFEHLCATTKEGDEPMLEDLQPLYQAVAHGCQAGLQQEACDKVYFTRTRRGNKDYAMRKLGAFGSELGAVACFYEQPWSRVSSALTEAVQAWLLNEAAFRLRALGRLAEALEPMRAGLKMFIEQEDWKNAAIVNVNLSELELTLGEVAGALGDAEQSVTYADRSSEAFMREITRSRAADALHQAGHRAGAETQFREAEQMQAERQPSFPVLFSVRGFHYCDLLLAAAERAAWQQVLSLNSQPSTINFTVPDCRSVSQRAAQTLKWVTDAKFGLLTIALDYLTLGRAALYTAILAPSDVGVAASEIEQSISGLRRAGTTQWIPAGLLTRAWLRFLMGARNGPESPHEDLEEAWEIAERGSMKLFLADIHLYRARLFGNREAENGNRKEGTAYPWESAAADLAAAEKLINDCGYHRRDEELADAKRAILGS, from the coding sequence ATGCGGCGCGCATTTGTTTCCCACAGCTCGGCCGACGACAACTACGTCGCGGAGTTGGAATCGTTCCTCCGCGCTGCCGGCTTTGACGAGGTGTTTAACGATGTCAGCGCTATCCATCCAGACGAGAAATTCTGGCCGAAGATCGAGGAAGGAATTACCGACTGCGAAACCTTCGTCGTCGTCATCACCGCCGCGGCCAATGCTTCAGAGTGGGTGAAGCGTGAAGTAGAATTTGCGCGAAGCCTTTCGAAGAAGATCATCCCAATTTGGCGGGAGAACTGCCCCCTTCCTTCCACGTTCGCCGATCGCGACGTAATCGACTTCCGACCACGGACCCGCGCGGAACGACGCTTCAATATCGACCGCATTCTCAAGTATGCGCCCGCTGACCTGATTGGACGAGAAGAGGAGACGAAGCAACTTAATGAGGCGTGGCAGAAGGTTCTCCGCCTCGAAAAGGGCCGCGCCCACGTCATCACCTTCGTCGCTCTGGGTGGCGAAGGGAAAACTTCGCTCGTTGCTAAGTGGGCCGTCGAGCTCGCCGCGCAGGATTGGCCCGGCTGCGACGCCGTCTTCGCGTGGAGCTTCTACAGTCAGGGTACGCGCGACCAGGTGGCCGCTTCCGGCGACCTGTTCCTAAAAGAAGCTCTCACGTTTTTCGGCGACGACGCGGACAAGCAGTTCGCCGCCAGTAGCGCCGGCGCATTCGAGAAAGGACAACGCCTCGCCCGCATCATAGGCCAGCGGCGCAGCCTCCTCATCCTCGACGGCCTCGAGCCGCTGCAATACGCGCCCACCTCGCCCACGCCGGGCCGGCTCAAGGACCAGGGCATCGCCGCGCTGCTCAAGGGTTTGGCCGCCGCCAGCCACGGCCTCTGCGTCGTCACCACCCGGTATTCGCTTCCGGACCTGCGGGCGTTCTGGCAGACCACCACGCCGGAGGTGAAGCTGCTCCGCCTCTCCCACGAAGCCGGCGTGCATCTGCTGAAAACCCTCGGCGTCAGAAAAGAAAGCGGCACGGCGCAGGAATTCGAGACGCTCGTCGAAGACGTGAAAGGCCACGCGCTCACGCTGACCCTGCTCGGCGGATTCCTGAAACGCGCCTTCCGCGGTGACATCCGCCAGCGCGACCGCGTGAAGTTCGAAAAGGCCGACGAGAAGATGGATGGCGGGCACGCGTTCCGGACCATGGCCGCCTACGAGCAATGGCTCTTGCGCGACGGCGGCGACGAAGGCCTGCGCGAAGTGGCCGTGCTGCAGCTCATGGGCCTGTTCGACCGACCCGCCGACGCTGGCTGTCTCGCGGCCCTGCGGAGCGGAACCATCCCCGGCCTCACCGAACCGCTCGCCAGGCTGGCCGACGACGATTGGGAATTCTGCCTCAGCGGTCTCGAAGCCGCGAAACTGCTCACGGTGAACCGCGACGCGGCCGGCACGCTCGTCTCGCTGGATGCGCATCCGCACCTGCGCGAGTATTTCGCGAAGCAACTCCGCGAGCAGAATCCCGATGCCTGGCGCGCTGCCCACCGGCGGCTCTTCGAACACCTCTGCGCGACGACGAAGGAAGGTGACGAGCCAATGCTCGAAGACCTCCAGCCGCTCTACCAAGCCGTGGCGCACGGCTGCCAAGCGGGCTTGCAGCAAGAGGCATGTGACAAGGTTTACTTCACTCGTACGCGACGAGGAAACAAAGATTATGCCATGCGAAAACTCGGCGCATTTGGCTCTGAATTGGGCGCAGTTGCATGCTTCTACGAGCAACCTTGGAGTCGTGTCTCGTCCGCGCTGACTGAAGCCGTCCAAGCATGGTTGCTGAATGAAGCCGCCTTCCGCCTGCGTGCTTTGGGCCGGCTGGCCGAGGCCCTCGAGCCGATGCGGGCTGGGCTGAAAATGTTCATCGAGCAGGAGGACTGGAAGAACGCTGCCATCGTCAACGTCAACCTCAGCGAGCTGGAGCTAACGCTGGGCGAGGTGGCTGGGGCGTTGGGGGACGCCGAGCAGTCAGTGACTTACGCCGACCGCAGTAGCGAAGCGTTCATGCGGGAAATCACGCGCTCAAGAGCCGCCGACGCGCTGCACCAGGCGGGCCATCGGGCCGGGGCGGAGACGCAATTCCGCGAGGCTGAGCAAATGCAGGCCGAGCGCCAGCCCTCCTTCCCGGTGCTCTTCTCAGTGAGAGGCTTCCACTATTGCGACCTGCTTCTCGCCGCCGCTGAGCGCGCCGCATGGCAACAAGTTCTCTCGCTCAACTCTCAGCCATCAACCATCAACTTCACCGTTCCCGATTGTCGCTCCGTCTCTCAGCGCGCGGCGCAGACACTCAAGTGGGTGACCGATGCGAAATTCGGTCTCCTTACCATCGCGCTCGACTACCTCACGTTGGGCCGCGCCGCCCTCTATACGGCGATCCTCGCGCCCTCCGACGTCGGAGTTGCGGCGTCTGAAATTGAACAGAGTATCTCCGGCCTCCGCCGCGCCGGCACGACTCAATGGATTCCCGCCGGCCTCCTCACCCGCGCCTGGCTGCGTTTTCTCATGGGTGCGCGCAACGGGCCCGAAAGCCCGCACGAGGATTTGGAAGAAGCATGGGAAATCGCCGAGCGCGGGTCCATGAAACTGTTCCTAGCCGACATCCATCTCTATCGGGCAAGGCTGTTTGGAAACCGGGAGGCGGAGAACGGAAACCGGAAAGAAGGGACGGCGTATCCGTGGGAATCGGCCGCGGCGGATCTCGCCGCCGCTGAGAAACTCATCAACGATTGCGGCTACCATCGCCGCGATGAAGAACTCGCTGACGCCAAACGCGCCATCCTCGGCTCGTAG
- a CDS encoding type II toxin-antitoxin system prevent-host-death family antitoxin: protein MRARESAAEYVVTNGKRKAVILPIEEYEELLEDLYDLGVIANRRHEPTIPFEDVLRRLKKNASV from the coding sequence ATGAGAGCGCGCGAATCGGCAGCGGAATACGTTGTTACGAATGGCAAGCGCAAAGCGGTAATTCTCCCGATCGAAGAATACGAAGAACTGCTTGAAGATTTGTACGACTTGGGCGTGATCGCCAACCGTCGCCACGAACCGACGATTCCGTTCGAAGATGTGTTGCGCCGGCTAAAGAAGAATGCCTCGGTATAG
- a CDS encoding isochorismatase family cysteine hydrolase produces the protein MPARNSDLHGSAPDKSEVALLLIDVINDLDFPEANQLLRYARPMARKLLQLKKRAKKAGIPVIYVNDNFGRWQSDFRRQVRHCLREKSRGHEIVALLQPDEDDYFVLKPKHSGFFSTTLETLLRYLGSQKLIITGIAGNFCVLFTANDAYMRDYDLIIPSDCTASNSAKENREALTLMRKFLKADTRPSSRLRLPAARRKKRPR, from the coding sequence ATGCCGGCAAGGAATTCAGATCTGCACGGGAGCGCCCCGGATAAATCCGAGGTCGCACTCCTCCTGATCGACGTCATCAACGACCTCGATTTTCCGGAGGCGAACCAGTTGCTGCGGTATGCCCGGCCGATGGCGCGAAAGCTCCTCCAGCTCAAGAAGCGTGCGAAGAAAGCGGGCATCCCGGTAATCTATGTGAACGATAATTTCGGGCGCTGGCAGTCCGATTTCCGCCGGCAGGTGCGGCATTGCCTCCGGGAAAAATCCCGGGGCCACGAAATCGTCGCGTTGCTGCAACCGGATGAGGACGATTACTTTGTGCTCAAGCCGAAGCACTCCGGTTTTTTTTCCACCACCCTGGAAACGCTCCTGCGTTATCTGGGGTCGCAAAAGCTGATCATTACCGGCATCGCCGGGAATTTCTGCGTTCTCTTTACCGCGAACGACGCTTACATGCGCGACTACGACCTGATTATTCCCTCCGACTGCACGGCCTCGAACTCGGCGAAGGAAAACCGTGAGGCGCTGACCTTGATGCGGAAATTCCTGAAGGCCGACACCCGACCCTCCTCGAGGCTCCGGCTGCCGGCGGCCCGCAGGAAAAAACGCCCTCGTTAG
- a CDS encoding CAP domain-containing protein — MRTSLCSAALLLVLALSVVASQDEQGGGNDSARAVIREMNLARQNPALYAGFIRDLRSRMTGNAMVLPGGTRIRTKEGTRALDEAIRFLENSQPLPAFVFSPGMSRAAADHCADQANGGFGHEGKNGSHAGQRIARYGRWSGAWGENVSYGKSSARDVVLALIIDDGLPARKHRQNIFNAGFGYAGAAFGRHARFGTVCSMDFAGAYAERGQESIDTLVARNF; from the coding sequence ATGCGCACCTCGCTCTGTTCCGCCGCCTTGCTCCTGGTTCTCGCCCTTTCTGTCGTTGCTTCGCAGGATGAACAAGGGGGCGGAAACGACTCCGCGCGGGCCGTCATTCGGGAGATGAATCTTGCCCGCCAGAATCCGGCGCTCTATGCCGGGTTTATCCGAGACTTGCGCAGCCGAATGACCGGCAATGCCATGGTTCTCCCCGGAGGCACTCGGATCCGGACCAAGGAAGGCACGCGCGCCCTGGATGAGGCGATCCGCTTTTTAGAGAATTCGCAACCGCTCCCAGCTTTTGTGTTTTCGCCCGGAATGTCCCGGGCAGCAGCCGACCATTGTGCGGACCAGGCTAACGGCGGATTCGGTCACGAAGGAAAAAATGGAAGCCACGCGGGCCAGCGAATCGCTCGCTACGGAAGGTGGAGCGGCGCCTGGGGTGAAAATGTTTCCTACGGGAAATCATCCGCGCGCGACGTGGTCCTGGCCCTGATCATCGACGATGGATTGCCCGCGCGGAAACATCGCCAGAATATTTTCAACGCCGGCTTTGGCTATGCGGGCGCCGCTTTTGGCCGGCACGCCCGGTTCGGCACGGTTTGCAGCATGGATTTCGCGGGGGCCTACGCAGAACGGGGACAGGAGTCCATCGACACGCTCGTGGCCCGCAATTTCTAG
- the proS gene encoding proline--tRNA ligase, whose product MANPTTAAKTAITPRRDEDFPEWYQQVIRAAEMAESSDVRGSMVIRPWGYGIWENIQGQLDAMFKATGHRNAYFPLFIPLSYFEREAAHVEGFAKECAVVTHSRLEVNAEGKMVPGSPLTEPLVVRPTSETIIGASYAKWVQSYRDLPILLNQWCNIVRWEMRPRIFLRTTEFLWQEGHTVHETEAEARAETKQMLGVYETFVRDHLAIPVFGGEKSESERFPGAVQTLCIEAMVQDRKAIQAGTSHFLGQNFARASGIQFHSRTGTQEYGWTTSWGMTTRLIGTLIMAHGDDDGLVLPPRIAPTQIIILPITPKEDTRDRVLEAADKLALELRKLAFYGAPLEVEVDKRDLGGGLKNWEWIKKGVPLRVELGPRDLESGNVAVSRRDQPVKAKEFIASSEFVSRAVEILESIQQNLFERAKQFRESNTRLIDSKEEFYEFFTAKNPAKPEIHGGFALTHWDGSRQVEEKIKADLKVTIRCIPFDDPAKPSQAGTCPFTGNPSPRRVFWAKAY is encoded by the coding sequence ATGGCCAATCCAACAACAGCCGCCAAAACCGCCATCACGCCCCGGCGCGATGAGGATTTCCCAGAGTGGTACCAACAGGTCATTCGCGCCGCCGAGATGGCCGAATCTTCCGATGTGCGGGGCTCCATGGTCATTCGGCCCTGGGGTTACGGCATTTGGGAAAACATCCAGGGCCAGCTCGACGCGATGTTCAAGGCGACCGGGCATCGCAACGCTTATTTTCCGCTCTTCATTCCGTTGAGTTACTTTGAGAGGGAAGCCGCGCACGTGGAAGGCTTCGCGAAGGAATGCGCTGTCGTCACCCACAGCCGGCTGGAGGTGAACGCGGAAGGAAAGATGGTGCCGGGCAGTCCGCTCACCGAACCGCTGGTGGTCAGGCCGACCTCGGAAACCATCATCGGCGCGAGCTACGCGAAGTGGGTCCAAAGCTACCGCGATCTTCCCATTCTCCTCAATCAGTGGTGCAACATTGTCCGCTGGGAAATGCGGCCTCGCATTTTCTTGCGCACGACCGAGTTCCTCTGGCAGGAGGGGCACACCGTCCACGAGACAGAAGCTGAGGCTCGCGCGGAGACGAAACAGATGCTGGGCGTTTATGAAACGTTCGTGCGCGATCATCTGGCCATCCCGGTCTTTGGCGGGGAGAAATCGGAGAGCGAACGTTTCCCGGGCGCGGTCCAGACTCTTTGCATCGAGGCGATGGTCCAGGATCGTAAAGCCATCCAGGCCGGCACCTCCCATTTCCTCGGCCAGAACTTTGCCCGGGCCAGCGGAATTCAGTTCCACTCGCGCACGGGCACGCAGGAGTACGGATGGACAACGAGCTGGGGAATGACCACGCGACTCATCGGCACCCTGATCATGGCGCACGGCGATGACGACGGCCTCGTCCTGCCGCCGAGAATCGCGCCCACCCAGATCATTATTCTGCCGATCACTCCGAAAGAGGATACTCGCGACCGCGTTCTCGAGGCGGCCGACAAACTTGCCCTCGAGCTGCGCAAACTGGCGTTTTATGGGGCGCCGCTGGAAGTGGAAGTCGATAAACGAGATCTCGGGGGAGGACTCAAGAACTGGGAGTGGATCAAGAAAGGGGTGCCGTTGCGAGTGGAATTAGGCCCTCGCGATTTGGAGTCGGGCAACGTCGCAGTGAGCCGCCGCGATCAGCCGGTAAAGGCCAAGGAGTTCATAGCGTCGTCAGAGTTTGTCAGCCGCGCCGTCGAAATCCTGGAGTCAATTCAGCAGAATCTTTTTGAGCGGGCAAAACAGTTTCGGGAAAGCAACACCCGTCTGATCGATTCGAAGGAAGAATTCTACGAATTCTTTACCGCCAAAAATCCCGCCAAACCGGAGATTCACGGTGGGTTTGCGCTGACCCACTGGGATGGCTCGCGGCAGGTGGAGGAAAAGATCAAGGCCGACCTGAAGGTCACGATCCGCTGCATTCCGTTCGACGACCCCGCCAAACCATCTCAAGCCGGCACCTGTCCCTTCACTGGAAACCCCAGCCCACGCCGGGTGTTTTGGGCCAAGGCTTATTAG
- a CDS encoding plasmid stabilization protein, with product MPRGDKGAYTSKQKRKAEHIEEGYEKRGVSKKEAEKRAWATVNKEDKGGKKSGSGRGKKSSKAPARKGGKKGGAKSGGKKKR from the coding sequence ATGCCACGAGGAGACAAGGGAGCTTACACGTCAAAACAGAAGCGAAAGGCCGAGCATATCGAGGAGGGCTACGAGAAACGCGGTGTTTCAAAGAAAGAGGCGGAGAAGCGCGCCTGGGCGACCGTGAATAAGGAAGACAAGGGCGGCAAAAAGAGCGGATCGGGCCGCGGAAAAAAGAGCAGCAAGGCGCCGGCCCGAAAAGGAGGCAAAAAAGGCGGCGCAAAGTCCGGCGGCAAAAAGAAAAGATAG
- the rpsI gene encoding 30S ribosomal protein S9 — translation MAQNQEFIATGRRKTSVARIRMTAGTGKIDINGKSFEDYFPTVPLQNTVLQPLQVVKLTNSYDLSINTTGGGATGQAGAARLAISRALLLVDANLRGTLKAEGLLRRDPRMKERKKSGQPGARKRFQFSKR, via the coding sequence ATGGCACAAAATCAGGAATTTATCGCCACCGGGCGCCGCAAAACGTCGGTCGCTCGCATTCGGATGACGGCTGGCACCGGCAAAATCGACATCAACGGGAAAAGCTTTGAAGATTACTTCCCGACCGTCCCGCTCCAGAACACCGTCCTGCAACCGTTGCAGGTGGTGAAGCTGACCAATTCCTACGATCTTTCGATCAACACGACGGGCGGAGGCGCTACCGGCCAGGCTGGGGCGGCCCGTCTCGCTATCTCGCGGGCTCTTTTGCTCGTGGACGCCAATCTTCGCGGGACGCTAAAAGCCGAGGGATTGCTGCGACGCGATCCGCGGATGAAAGAGCGCAAGAAGTCGGGTCAGCCCGGCGCGCGGAAGCGTTTCCAATTCTCGAAGCGCTAA
- a CDS encoding alanine--glyoxylate aminotransferase family protein translates to MSHDKLFIPGPVEVSPKTMAAFSRPMIGHRSEDFKNLYRDVHPVLQQLFVTKQPVFLSTSSAWGVMEASIRNLVDRGVLCCMCGAFSDKWFDVAKRCGKNAEPLKVEWGKHIDPRDIDARLATGKFDTVVLIHSETSTGVMNPLPEICCTLAKYPDVVLVLDTVSSFSGVKIEMDALGVDVMLTGAQKALALPPGFSLFSASEKAFARAEKIPNRGYYFDFLEFKNQQAEWMTQSTPSIGHIHALQSKLAEIFEEGIEARFARHARTNALVHDWVRRTGFDFFAEEGFRTKTLTCVKNSKDVDVLAMAKKLREKHHLVIDPGYGPIRGKTFRLSNMGDETDETVSHLLACLDDCL, encoded by the coding sequence ATGTCCCACGACAAGCTTTTCATTCCCGGTCCTGTCGAGGTTTCGCCCAAAACCATGGCCGCCTTTTCCCGGCCCATGATCGGCCATCGCAGTGAAGACTTTAAGAATCTCTACCGCGACGTTCATCCAGTGCTGCAGCAGCTTTTTGTCACCAAACAGCCGGTATTTCTTTCCACCTCATCCGCGTGGGGTGTGATGGAGGCGTCCATTCGCAACCTGGTCGATCGCGGCGTGCTCTGCTGCATGTGCGGCGCGTTTTCCGACAAATGGTTTGACGTCGCCAAGCGTTGCGGCAAGAACGCCGAGCCGCTCAAGGTCGAGTGGGGAAAACACATCGATCCCAGGGACATCGACGCCCGGCTCGCCACCGGAAAATTCGATACGGTGGTCTTGATTCACAGCGAAACTTCGACCGGCGTGATGAATCCCCTCCCCGAGATTTGCTGCACCCTCGCGAAGTATCCCGATGTCGTCCTGGTCCTGGATACCGTGTCATCGTTTTCTGGCGTCAAGATCGAGATGGACGCGCTCGGCGTCGACGTCATGCTGACCGGCGCACAAAAAGCGCTCGCTCTTCCACCCGGTTTTTCACTCTTTTCCGCTTCTGAAAAGGCGTTCGCGCGCGCCGAAAAAATCCCGAACCGCGGCTATTACTTCGACTTCCTCGAGTTCAAAAATCAGCAAGCCGAATGGATGACGCAGAGCACGCCCAGCATCGGCCACATCCACGCCCTGCAATCCAAGCTCGCCGAAATCTTCGAGGAAGGCATCGAGGCGCGTTTCGCCCGGCACGCCCGGACGAACGCGCTAGTTCACGATTGGGTCCGGCGCACCGGCTTCGACTTTTTCGCCGAGGAAGGCTTCCGCACAAAGACGCTCACCTGCGTGAAAAACAGCAAGGACGTCGACGTTCTCGCGATGGCGAAAAAGCTGCGCGAAAAACATCACCTCGTGATCGATCCCGGGTACGGCCCGATCCGCGGCAAAACCTTCCGGCTCTCGAACATGGGCGATGAGACCGACGAGACGGTTTCGCACCTGCTGGCCTGTCTCGACGATTGCTTGTGA
- a CDS encoding tetratricopeptide repeat protein: MSTVTTSDPVLERQIFWDRYKRGVLGALLFALLAVAAFAGYRYYTYRHDTAAASSLASAKTPAELQKVINDYPGTTAAGSAHLLLAEAQRKEKKFTEANATLQAFLDKYPKHEMTGTARLAMGANLEDLGKKDEALTVYQRLAASDPHSFTAPVALYSEIHLLKEKNQIEEARRVCETILTQYRESRLAGEVQRQLRMLKGGTEPKPSIQPGPAAPPVTAVVPAPAPSAAAPPAPQGPVPSAPPKKP, from the coding sequence ATGTCGACTGTTACAACTTCTGATCCCGTGCTGGAGCGCCAGATTTTCTGGGACCGTTACAAGCGGGGGGTGCTTGGAGCGCTCCTTTTCGCGCTTCTGGCGGTCGCGGCTTTCGCGGGATACCGCTATTATACCTATCGCCACGATACGGCGGCCGCCAGTTCGCTGGCCAGCGCCAAGACGCCCGCCGAGCTTCAGAAAGTCATTAACGATTATCCTGGGACGACCGCGGCTGGGTCCGCCCATCTTCTGCTGGCCGAGGCCCAACGGAAAGAGAAGAAATTCACGGAAGCGAACGCGACTCTCCAGGCTTTCCTGGATAAATATCCCAAGCATGAAATGACGGGGACGGCCCGCCTGGCCATGGGCGCCAATCTCGAGGACTTGGGGAAAAAAGATGAGGCCCTGACGGTCTATCAGCGGCTGGCGGCCAGCGATCCGCATTCCTTTACCGCGCCGGTCGCATTGTATTCCGAAATCCATCTCCTCAAGGAAAAGAACCAGATCGAAGAAGCGCGCCGCGTTTGTGAAACGATCCTGACGCAGTATCGGGAGAGCCGCCTTGCCGGTGAAGTCCAGCGGCAGCTGCGCATGCTCAAGGGCGGGACGGAGCCTAAGCCGTCGATCCAGCCTGGTCCTGCGGCTCCGCCAGTGACGGCGGTAGTTCCGGCTCCGGCTCCCTCAGCGGCGGCCCCACCAGCTCCGCAAGGTCCCGTTCCGTCAGCGCCTCCGAAGAAGCCGTAG
- the rplM gene encoding 50S ribosomal protein L13, with amino-acid sequence MKTFSAKANEVPRKWWIIDANNQVLGQVAVKAANLLRGKEKPIYTPHVDTGDFVVVINAEKVRLTGKKEDQKSFMSFSGFVGGHKSENAKARRARHPELLVERAIRGMIPHNKLGRAVYRKLKVYRGDLHPHSAQQPAAVSFS; translated from the coding sequence ATGAAGACGTTTTCCGCAAAAGCCAACGAAGTCCCGCGCAAGTGGTGGATCATTGACGCCAATAACCAGGTGCTCGGCCAGGTCGCCGTAAAAGCGGCCAATCTCCTCCGCGGCAAAGAAAAGCCGATCTACACTCCGCACGTGGATACCGGCGATTTCGTGGTCGTGATCAATGCCGAAAAAGTGCGGCTGACCGGCAAGAAAGAAGACCAGAAGAGCTTCATGAGTTTTTCGGGCTTCGTCGGTGGCCATAAATCCGAGAACGCCAAGGCGCGCCGCGCTCGTCATCCGGAATTGCTCGTCGAGCGAGCGATCCGCGGCATGATTCCGCACAACAAACTCGGCCGCGCGGTTTATCGAAAATTGAAAGTTTATCGGGGCGATTTGCATCCTCATTCGGCCCAGCAGCCCGCCGCGGTATCGTTCTCATAA
- a CDS encoding DUF4160 domain-containing protein encodes MPTVLRIGPYRFHFYSRESHEPPHIHVARNDLEVKFWLRPISVAANFGFAPSELGDIRRLVEEHCDFLIEAYRQFHGNR; translated from the coding sequence ATGCCGACAGTGCTGCGAATTGGCCCGTATCGGTTCCATTTTTACAGCCGGGAATCGCACGAACCGCCGCACATTCACGTCGCCCGCAACGATCTTGAAGTGAAATTCTGGCTGCGTCCAATTTCAGTGGCGGCGAACTTCGGCTTTGCTCCGTCGGAGCTAGGCGACATTCGACGCTTGGTCGAGGAACATTGCGATTTTCTCATCGAAGCTTATCGTCAATTTCATGGCAACCGCTGA
- a CDS encoding glutaredoxin domain-containing protein, with translation MTDITLYSRAWCSWCIDAKEYLTEKGYQFTEIDVGRDRAAYEEMRELSDQTYVPTLVAGDEVLANFDTDQLEAFLNKHRIEP, from the coding sequence GTGACCGATATCACTCTCTATAGCCGGGCCTGGTGTTCCTGGTGCATCGACGCGAAGGAATATCTGACCGAGAAAGGCTACCAGTTCACGGAGATCGATGTCGGCCGGGACCGCGCTGCTTATGAAGAGATGCGCGAGCTTTCCGACCAGACCTACGTGCCCACGCTCGTCGCGGGCGATGAAGTGCTTGCCAATTTCGATACCGACCAGCTGGAAGCGTTTCTCAACAAGCACCGAATCGAGCCTTAA
- a CDS encoding YetF domain-containing protein produces MNALQDFFIMLLGADGKATELTLLQIALRGFIIFIAGLAIVRIGDRRSLAEKTAFDAIFIVLVGSMLSRAINGTAPFFTTIGAAVALMIIHRVFAFGAFKSHWFGKLIKGQPVTLLRNGEIDWKEMERSLVSRHDFEEDLRLDAKTEDAAAIRVARLERSGDISFIKN; encoded by the coding sequence ATGAACGCGCTTCAGGATTTTTTCATAATGCTTCTCGGCGCGGACGGCAAAGCCACGGAGCTCACGCTGCTCCAAATTGCCCTCCGCGGATTTATCATCTTTATCGCCGGACTCGCCATTGTCCGCATCGGCGATCGGCGCTCCCTCGCGGAAAAAACGGCTTTCGACGCGATCTTTATCGTCCTGGTCGGTTCGATGTTGTCCCGCGCCATCAACGGCACCGCGCCCTTCTTTACCACCATCGGCGCCGCGGTCGCGCTGATGATCATTCATCGCGTTTTCGCCTTCGGCGCCTTCAAGTCACATTGGTTCGGCAAATTGATCAAAGGGCAACCGGTCACCCTGCTCCGGAATGGCGAAATCGATTGGAAGGAAATGGAACGCAGCCTCGTCTCCCGGCATGACTTCGAGGAAGACTTGCGGCTCGACGCCAAGACCGAAGACGCCGCGGCGATCCGAGTCGCGCGCCTCGAACGCAGCGGCGACATCAGCTTCATCAAGAACTGA